The genomic segment GTTCCGGTTCCCGGCAGCCCGGTCGTGATCAATCCGCCGTTCTGGACGAGCTCGACGACGAACAACCTCTACGGCGTTCAAGTCGGCGTGCGAGCGACCTTGTGGGAGATCGATCGCGTCTCGGTGGATGCCGTACTGAAGGCTGGTGTTTTCGACAACCACGCGACGCAAACCGCGCAGGTCAGCATGCAGAAGCAGATCTACCCGACTTACGCGGCGACCGACGGGGCCGCCTTCGTCGGACAGGGCGGCATCGCGGCGAAATATCGGCTGAGCGATCACGTCGCTCTCAAGCTTGGATACGAAGCGTTGTGGCTCGGACGCGTAGCGTTGGCTACGGCCCAAGTTCAGGCGACCGCAACGACGTTCAGCAGCGTGACGGCAGCAGGTGTCGATTGTCGCTCGTCGACGCTTCTTCAAGGCGTCACGGTCGGTATGGAGTACTCGTTTTAGCGCGGCGGCCTGCTGTCAGGCGGTCTTCGCCAGTTTCGGCGCTGGCGCGCCGTGGAGAGCAACCTGCTCGAGATCCCGTAAATCGACCGTTCCCGGCAGCGCGTGATCGGATGGCTTGTCGCCGACGCCCCGCATCGGGATCGGGCTGACCGGGGCGCGGTCGTGCCGCTCGATGTCACCGCGGAGCAGCCGCCACGCCCAGCCGGCAGTTCGCCGGTAGGTGTGGGCGAGCCCGATCATGCCGTAGATCTGCGCGCCGGCATCGACGATATGAGCGCGGAATTTCAGCCAGGCCCGACGCCGCATCCGCTTGGCCGGTGAGAAATGCGCGACCTCGTGGGCGGGGCGGGTTTCGGAGCTCGAGAACACGTCGGCCGATTTGGAGAACACCAGCGCGCTGAGGAAGCGGATCGGGTTGAAGAAATAGGTGTAGGCGAGCAGCAGATTGAGCTGCTTCAGCCAGGGCCGCGGGTGCTTCGAGGCGACGACGTAGTTGCCGTCCATGATATGCGGCTCGACCTTGATGTCGCCGGCGCGGCTGAACGCCATGCCGGATTCGAACACGTTCTCGTACCACTTCGAACCGGGGGCAGGGGTCAGCATCATCACCTGCGTGCTGATCGAGCCGGCCTTGCGCAGCAGCCTGATTTGGTTGATCAGGCCGTAGTTCGACTTCCAGGTCACCAACGGCTGGCTGTCGTGATGCATCATCATCGGCATCGGCAGGATGTTGTTTTCGCGCAGCAGCTTGAAGGCGAGCTGGGTCTTGTCCTTGTCCTGCGCCTTCTTCACCAGCGTCGCGGTCATATCCTCGACGCCGAGCCACACCGCCGCAAAGCCCGCATCGCGGATCAGCGGCAGGTGATCGCGCATCCCGACGGTGTCGTGCACCGTGACTTCGGTGCCGAGCCGCACCTTGCAGAACGGCCGTTCGGAGCGCTTGCGCGCCAGCGTGCCGGCGATGTCCAGCGTGCGCTTGGTGTCGTTGAAGAAGTTATCGTCGGCGCCGAAGAAGTGATAGATGCCGAAAGTGCTGGCGATCTGCCCGATTTCCTCGGCGATGCGCTCGCCGCTTTTGGCGCGGAATTGGGACTGGTTGTAGGCCGGGATCGGGCAGTATGAGCAGCGGAACTTGCAGCCCGCGGTCATCACGATGCTGGCGATCGGGCTATGGCGCTTCACCCGGTTGATCGGCAGCGCCTGGCTCGCCAGCGTTGCACTGTTGCTCGGGGCCTCCAGCAGTTTGTAGCCGTGCACCGGGTCGGGTAGCTCGTCGAGATCGCCGAGCAGGCGCTGTACGCCGGTATCGACCAGCTCTTCGATCGGACCGCTCCGCGAGGAGCGACGCGCATAGACGATCCCCGGCACCTCGTCGAGTGCGCCGCCATCGCGGGCCCGCTGGAACACCGAGCGCATCGACTCGCCGGCCGCGCGCATCGACAGCAGCACGTCCAGCAGTTCGAGGAAGACGTATTCCTCACCGGTGACGGCGACATCGGCGGACCATGTCGCATCGCGAGTGCCGCCAAACACATGCCAAGGCTCGTAGCGAATGCGGGGACCGCCGACCATGATCAGGGGGCGCTTGTCCGGATCGATCTGGCAGGCCTCGCGAATCAGGCGATCGCATTCGGCGGAATGCAGATGCATGCTGGAGACCAGGAACAGGTCCGGAATCCGGCCGTCGAGTCGCATTTGCAGCGGGCTGAAGTTCCGGTTCCACTGCTGCAGCACGATCCGGGTCTTGTCGAAACCGACATCGGCGAGTGCCGACCCAATCGCCCGGACGCCGCCGGGCGCCATCCGGGTATCTGCGAGAACAAAGGGCAGGACTCGGGTGCGATGATCGAAGGCGTTGACGATGACGGTCGTCAGGTCATGCTGCCCCGACAGCCGGCGCAATCGCGCTCGCAAGCTGGCCATCTTGCCGGGAACCAGGAGTTCGTCACCACGGGCACGCCTTGGAAGTTCCATGTATTGCCTCGATCCCGGTGGATGACCGCAAACTGATTTGCGCGCGTCACTGTGCGGTTAATACCGGAATCGGTCAAGTTGACGCCCGGCCGCATGGGGCCGGTTCCGTCGGTTCCAAGCGTGAGCCAAGGCTTCAGTGCGTGAGCAGATTAGGCCAGCGAAGCTGAGGTTCTGCAACTCGTCATGCCCTGAGACCTGATGGCATGAAGCAGATAATGAGCAAACTAAGCGGAATTCGGACAGACCAAGAGTCTCAGCCGTACTAAGCGCCAACTACGCCGATCGCTACCGCCAGCGGCGGTGCAGCCATAGCCATTGCTCGGGTGTTTCGCGGATCCAGCTTTCGATCACCGAGGTGCACGCCTGCATGGTGCCCTGAATGTCGATCCGGCCGTCGGCATCGCGGATCGGCTGGACCTCTTCGGTCAACTCGGCGCGGAAATGGCCGTCGGGGAGGCGGATGACACGGGCGCCGTGCAGCGGGCACTCG from the Rhodopseudomonas palustris genome contains:
- a CDS encoding B12-binding domain-containing radical SAM protein, which translates into the protein MELPRRARGDELLVPGKMASLRARLRRLSGQHDLTTVIVNAFDHRTRVLPFVLADTRMAPGGVRAIGSALADVGFDKTRIVLQQWNRNFSPLQMRLDGRIPDLFLVSSMHLHSAECDRLIREACQIDPDKRPLIMVGGPRIRYEPWHVFGGTRDATWSADVAVTGEEYVFLELLDVLLSMRAAGESMRSVFQRARDGGALDEVPGIVYARRSSRSGPIEELVDTGVQRLLGDLDELPDPVHGYKLLEAPSNSATLASQALPINRVKRHSPIASIVMTAGCKFRCSYCPIPAYNQSQFRAKSGERIAEEIGQIASTFGIYHFFGADDNFFNDTKRTLDIAGTLARKRSERPFCKVRLGTEVTVHDTVGMRDHLPLIRDAGFAAVWLGVEDMTATLVKKAQDKDKTQLAFKLLRENNILPMPMMMHHDSQPLVTWKSNYGLINQIRLLRKAGSISTQVMMLTPAPGSKWYENVFESGMAFSRAGDIKVEPHIMDGNYVVASKHPRPWLKQLNLLLAYTYFFNPIRFLSALVFSKSADVFSSSETRPAHEVAHFSPAKRMRRRAWLKFRAHIVDAGAQIYGMIGLAHTYRRTAGWAWRLLRGDIERHDRAPVSPIPMRGVGDKPSDHALPGTVDLRDLEQVALHGAPAPKLAKTA